A genomic window from Silene latifolia isolate original U9 population chromosome Y, ASM4854445v1, whole genome shotgun sequence includes:
- the LOC141632246 gene encoding putative protein FAR1-RELATED SEQUENCE 10 produces MEAFNWAFEIGLRLGFGIKRARNKRVGRHMNLKQDYFVCRMGGRGPVNNDADALMRANTVTAWCKCKFQMKVVEIQENKWKLVMISGFHNHALTLYCDGDRYFAKFDEEELAYIDAPVRARVRPAIICAGLHQRNPEKSRLNRQQIYNHSPKVRAEERDGRNPAQQMLALAVRHKYVHYWVTNQETEELTHVFMAHPEAVKMFRSYYYVVLIDSTYKTNLYRLPLVEMIGVTPVGKSFVIAYALVTHESDDGYRWVLQKLNALLNDVVQPNVIVTDCEQGLLNAIPTRLSRRSPGVRDEFDVAWANLARQWTGVVAYIESQWFPHVEKWAKYRTNKITHFENTSTSRVESAHANLKKWLNSAKLAIDSIGIRFHSLMETQHVEIRHSLELSRSRQLTGIHRLFSRLSYKISKNAIIELRGEFERGAKMTEDALMIDCGCVKTTTLGFLCACSLHRIARNGSRVPLDVLHVFWRKLEYDGSEAMPACDDDRLEELFDEIRNADPSMRSSMFDALYSQIHPDEEDVYEPRVNENPRERPNRGTRREPSAVEHARVRSI; encoded by the exons ATGGAAGCGTTTAATTGGGCATTTGAGATTGGACTTAGACTCGGATTTGGTATAAAAAGAGCAAGGAACAAGAGAGTTGGTCGTCACATGAATTTGAAACAGGATTATTTTGTTTGTCGGATGGGTGGAAGAGGTCCCGTAAATAATGATGCCGATGCTTTAATGAGGGCTAACACGGTTACCGCATGGTGCAAATGCAAATTTCAAATGAAAGTTGTTGAAATACAAGAGAATAAGTGGAAGCTTGTCATGATATCCGGGTTTCATAATCATGCTTTAACGTTGTATTGTGATGGCGATAGATACTTTGCAAAGTTTGATGAAGAGGAGTTGGCTTATATCGACGCCCCAGTTAGAGCTCGCGTAAGACCGGCTATTATTTGTGCGGGTTTGCATCAGCGGAATCCGGAAAAGTCAAGACTTAATCGGCAACAAATCTACAATCATTCTCCGAAAGTAAGGGCCGAGGAAAGAGATGGGAGAAACCCGGCACAACAGATGTTAGCACTTGCGGTTCGGCATAAGTACGTTCATTATTGGGTCACTAATCAGGAGACCGAGGAGCTAACCCACGTGTTCATGGCTCATCCAGAAGCCGTTAAGATGTTTCGATCATACTATTATGTGGTCCTAATCGATTCCACGTACAAGACAAACTTataccgtcttccgcttgttgaGATGATTGGAGTCACACCCGTTGGGAAGAGCTTTGTGATCGCGTATGCTCTTGTGACGCATGAGTCCGATGATGGATATCGTTGGGTCTTACAGAAATTGAATGCCCTTCTCAATGATGTCGTTCAACCTAATGTTATTGTTACTGATTGCGAGCAAGGGTTGTTGAACGCGATTCCCACT CGATTGTCGAGGCGGAGTCCCGGAGTCCGAGATGAATTTGATGTGGCGTGGGccaatttggcaaggcaatggACGGGAGTGGTGGCTTATATTGAGAGTCAATGGTTTCCGCACGTGGAGAAATGGGCCAAGTACAGAACGAACAAGATAACTCATTTTGAGAACACTTCTACATCCCGGGTTGAGTCGGCTCATGCGAATTTGAAGAAATGGTTGAATAGCGCGAAACTGGCCATTGATAGCATCGGGATCCGTTTTCATTCTTTGATGGAAACGCAACATGTTGAGATCCGACACTCGTTGGAGTTATCTAGATCGAGACAGTTGACGGGGATTCATCGATTATTCTCCAGACTTTCTTATAAAATCTCAAAGAATGCCATCATTGAATTGCGTGGAGAATTCGAAAGAGGCGCCAAGATGACGGAAGATGCCTTGATGATCGATTGCGGTTGTGTAAAGACTACTACACTTGGTTTTTTATGTGCTTGTTCACTTCATCGCATTGCTAGAAATGGATCTCGAGTCCCTCTTGATGTGTTACATGTATTTTGGAGGAAGTTGGAGTATGATGGTTCGGAGGCAATGCCGGCTTGTGACGATGATCGACTCGAGGAGTTATTCGATGAAATTCGAAATGCAGATCCGAGTATGAGATCATCCATGTTCGATGCCCTTTACTCTCAGATACATCCGGATGAGGAGGATGTATACGAGCCTCGGGTGAACGAGAACCCTAGAGAACGTCCGAATAGGGGAACTCGTAGAGAACCGTCCGCCGTTGAGCATGCACGAGTTCGG AGTATCTAG
- the LOC141626285 gene encoding uncharacterized protein LOC141626285: MDIAEPYQPDRCLRQFGYLQVIPNPIMRMVAHRPASGIGYEVSVGAVADHLWDCWMDHLVHLSRRSRPVSFPGETAPNYEDWYNKSSHPLIIDPDHHDAPAAHDDFDVPAETARALVFQFAQAGRIADDKKQLSFFRKMMKNIQPLVERARHIQSTRGPRQTPGDRVQRRSDGVLRLLIARVR; encoded by the exons ATGGACATAGCCGAGCCGTACCAGCCCGATCGGTGTTTACGTCAGTTTGGGTATTTGCAGGTAATACCAAATCCCATTATGAGAATGGTAGCGCACCGTCCTGCTTCGGGGATAGGGTACGAGGTTAGTGTCGGGGCGGTGGCCGATCATCTTTGGGATTGCTGGATGGATCACTTAGTTCACCTTTCTCGTAGATCGAGACCAGTTAGTTTCCCGGGGGAGACGGCGCCAAATTACGAGGATTGGTATAATAAGAGTTCTCACCCGTTGATCATTGATCCCGACCACCATGATGCCCCCGCTGCACATGACGATTTTGATGTCCCTGCTGAG ACTGCACGTGCTTTAGTGTTTCAGTTTGCCCAAGCCGGAAGGATTGCCGATGACAAGAAACAACTTTCCTTCTTCCGCAAGATGATGAAGAACATCCAACCATTGGTTGAGAGGGCTAGGCACATACAGAGTACTAGAGGACCCCGTCAAACACCCGGTGATCGTGTTCAGCGTAGATCAGATGGTGTGTTGCGTTTACTGATAGCGAGGGTGAGGTGA